The proteins below are encoded in one region of Gammaproteobacteria bacterium:
- a CDS encoding D-alanyl-D-alanine carboxypeptidase yields the protein MHMIRTLVAFFGALLMLLPAHAIDFVPAPPVLSAKAYLLMDYDSGQILAAQNEDVRYPPASLTKMMTAYIVEAELAAGNLKLDDPVTVSTNAWAKNFPGSSVMFIEPGKPVTVEQLLRGIIIQSGNDASVAIAEHIAGSEDAFAQLMNAHAKRLGLTNTHFVNATGLPDDNHYSSARDLAILARAIIHDYPERYSLYKEKAFTYNGIRQLNRNALLWDKSLNVDGLKTGHTEKAGYCLVASAVKNNMRLISVVLGAPSENARKYDSKKLLNWGFRFYRTVHPVKANSPLHQVRVWYGNQAHVPAGVAEPVAVTLPRRSIKDLKAEYEVSTELEAPIRRGAVIGTLYFKLNGKTIKQVPLVALQDIEKGGVFSRLGDWFARKWK from the coding sequence ATGCACATGATTCGAACACTTGTCGCATTTTTTGGCGCGTTACTGATGTTGCTGCCCGCACATGCCATTGACTTTGTGCCAGCACCACCAGTGTTATCGGCCAAAGCTTATCTACTCATGGATTATGACAGCGGACAAATACTTGCGGCGCAGAACGAAGACGTCAGGTATCCACCAGCCAGCCTGACCAAGATGATGACGGCCTATATTGTCGAGGCAGAACTTGCCGCTGGCAATCTCAAACTGGACGATCCGGTCACCGTTTCAACCAACGCCTGGGCCAAGAATTTTCCGGGCTCTTCCGTGATGTTTATTGAACCGGGCAAACCCGTGACCGTCGAGCAACTACTCCGGGGGATTATCATCCAATCCGGCAATGACGCGAGTGTCGCCATCGCTGAGCATATTGCGGGCAGCGAAGATGCCTTTGCTCAGCTAATGAACGCCCATGCCAAACGACTGGGTTTGACCAACACACATTTTGTCAACGCCACCGGTCTGCCAGACGATAATCACTATTCCAGTGCGCGTGATCTGGCCATCCTCGCTCGTGCCATTATTCACGATTATCCCGAACGCTACAGCCTCTACAAGGAGAAAGCATTCACCTATAACGGCATTCGGCAATTGAACCGAAACGCACTACTGTGGGACAAAAGCCTCAATGTTGATGGTCTGAAAACGGGCCACACCGAGAAAGCGGGCTATTGTTTGGTCGCCTCCGCCGTCAAGAACAATATGCGCCTCATTTCTGTGGTGCTTGGCGCGCCAAGTGAAAATGCGCGCAAATACGACAGTAAAAAATTGCTCAACTGGGGATTCCGTTTCTATCGGACGGTGCACCCGGTCAAAGCCAATAGCCCCTTGCATCAAGTGCGAGTCTGGTACGGAAACCAAGCGCATGTCCCCGCTGGAGTGGCAGAACCAGTGGCCGTCACGCTCCCGCGCCGTAGCATTAAAGACCTCAAGGCAGAATACGAGGTGAGTACCGAACTTGAGGCGCCAATTCGTCGGGGTGCGGTGATTGGCACCTTGTATTTTAAGCTCAATGGCAAG